The DNA sequence CAACTTCCGCGCGGGCGAGGAACTCTTCTCTCCCGGTGAGCGACTCGGACCGAAAGACGCCATCCTGCTCGGCGACCTCGGCCGCGAGACCGTCGCAGTCTACGAACCGTTCTCGGTCGGCGTCGTCGCCACCGGCACGGAAATTCACGAGGGCGTCAGCAGCGACCTCGACTCGGCGATGTTACAGGGACTCGTCAGCGCGTGGGACCACGAGGCGACGTACGAGGGGAGCGCGCCCGACGACTACGAGCGGGTGAAGGGACTCATCGCGGACACCGCGAGTGCCCACGACGTCGTCGTGACCACTGGGGGAACCAGCGTGGGCCACAAGGACCACGTCGTCCGCGCGCTGGCTGACCTCGGCGAGGTGCTCTTCCACCGTGTCCGTGTCCGGCCGGGCAAGCCCATCGCCGTCGCGCGCCTGCCCGATCACGACGCCGTCGCTATCGCCATCCCCGGCAAGCCACTCGGCGCGCACACCATCGCGACGCTCGTCGCCCGGCCCTTCTTCACCGGCGACGCCTCGTTGCCGACGGTCGAGGCGACGCTCGCTCGCGACGTGGGACTCGGGCCCTCGGGCTTCGACTACGTGGTTCCGGTGGTCCTCGACGCGTCCGCCGGTGCCTCGGCGGACGGGGGATGTCCCGAGGCGATGCCGCTCGGCCACGTCGACTCGCCGCTGTCGGTCTACGACGAGACCTTCGACCCCAGCGTCCTCTCGTCGTCGACGCGGGCGACTCGTGCGGACGGCGTCGTCGTGACGGACGAACCGCTCTCGGCAGGCGACACGGTGCGTGTCGTTCCGTACGCTGCACTGGAGTAGCGTCGGCGGGAGCAAGAAGCGGCGGTCGGTACGGGTCAGGGTAACGCTTTTCGTGGCACGAACGATTGGGACGGTATGGACTCACACGGCTATATCTTGGATGGGGTGCGGGTCGTCGACCTCTCGACGTTCGTCACAGGGGGCTTCTGCTCGCTGATGCTGGCAAACCAGGGGGCGGACGTGATCAAAGTCGAGCGGCCGGAGGTCGGCGACGACATCCGCCACAGCGGCCCGCCGTTTGTCGACGGCGAATCGCCGTACTACTGGACCATCAACTACGACAAGCGGAGCGTCGAACTCGACCTCAAGAGCGACGCGGGCAAGGCCGCACTGTTCGACCTCGTCTCCGAGGCCGACGTCTTCATCCAGAACTTCCGGCCCGGCACGGCGGAGCGACTCGGCGTCGACTACGACGCCGTCACCGAGGTCACGGAAGACATCGTCTACTGCGACATCTCCGCGTTCGGCGCGACCGGCCCGTGGCGCGAACGCCCCGGCTACGACCTGCTCGTCCAGGGGCTGTCGGGCATCATGAGCGTCACCGGCGAGGAGGGTGGCCGTCCCGTCAAGGTCGGCCTGCCGCAGACGGACCTCATCACCGGGATGTGGGCCGCCTTCGGCATCGTCTCCGCGCTCTACCGTCGCCAGCGGACCGGCAAGGGCGAGTATATGGACCTCGGGATGCTCGACGCGACGCTCCCGTGGCTGTCGAAGCAGGCAGGGAAAGTCTTCGCGGGCGAGGAGACGGGCCGGATGGGGACGAAAGACCCCGTGCTCGCGCCCTACCAGACGTTCCGGACGAAAGACAGCCACCTCAACGTCGCCTGTCTGAACCAGAAGCTCTGGACGGCGTTCTGTGAGGCTATCGGCCGACCGGACCTCCCCGAGGACGAGAGGTTCGAGACGAACGCCGACCGGGTCGACGCGATGGCGGAACTGGAAGCCGAAATCGAGGAAACACTGGGCGAGCGCACGACCGACGAGTGGATGGACGTCCTCGTCGAGGCGGGCGTCCCGGCCGGGCCGGTCCAAGAAGTCAAAGACGCCCTCGACAACGAGCAGACCGAGGCCCGGGAGATGGTCTGGACGATGGAAGAGGACGACCGAGAGATTCCAGTCGTCGAGCATCCCCTGAAGTTCCGCCACTCCGAGAGCGGTTTCCGGCAGCCGCCGCCGAAGCTGGGCGAGCACACACGCGAGGTGTTCGCCGAACTCGGCTATGAGGACGAGGACATCGACGTCATCACCGGCGAGACGGACGAAGACTGATAAGCCATGACGTCACACACGTTGGTATGACTGACGACACCGACGTCCCCTCGCCCGCAGTTGCCACGGACGGTGGGACCAGTCCCTCCGACGAGGGAGCCGACGGCTGGGATGCGACACCGCTCGGGAGCTACCGCGCGCTCCGCGCCTCGCTCCGGACGGGACGACCCGCCGCCGTCGCCACGGTGACGAACGTCCAGGGGTCGGCCTACCGACGTCCCGGCGCGAAACTCGTCGTCGCGGGCGACGGCAACTCGACCGGTGCCGTGACCGCGGGCTGTCTGGAGGACGCCGTCGCCGACCTCGCGCGCGCCGCCGTCGACGACGGCAAGGCCCGCGTCGAGCGGTTCGACCTGACGGCCGACGCCGGGGGCGAGGTCTGGGGGATGGGTCTCGGCTGCAACGGCGTCATCGACTTGCTGGTCGAACCGGTCGACGAGAGCCTCGCCCCGGCGGTCGACGAACTCGACGCCAAGCGGACTGTCGTCGTCGCCACCGCCGTCGGCTCCGACTCCTCGGAAATCGCCGTCGGCGACCGGACGACACTCACCACCGACGGCGACCGCGTCGCTCGCGACCGGCCG is a window from the Halogranum gelatinilyticum genome containing:
- a CDS encoding molybdopterin molybdotransferase MoeA — its product is MHDHDDMLARETAVDRVLALREEFLPTRPTERVPLDAIGGRVLAESIIADSDAPAHSHATMDGFAFDASETYPFTLREGEVFPESDPGDLASGQAARVATGAPVPRGATAVIKREDATVEDGDLVAGPDVTAGTYVYERGSNFRAGEELFSPGERLGPKDAILLGDLGRETVAVYEPFSVGVVATGTEIHEGVSSDLDSAMLQGLVSAWDHEATYEGSAPDDYERVKGLIADTASAHDVVVTTGGTSVGHKDHVVRALADLGEVLFHRVRVRPGKPIAVARLPDHDAVAIAIPGKPLGAHTIATLVARPFFTGDASLPTVEATLARDVGLGPSGFDYVVPVVLDASAGASADGGCPEAMPLGHVDSPLSVYDETFDPSVLSSSTRATRADGVVVTDEPLSAGDTVRVVPYAALE
- a CDS encoding CaiB/BaiF CoA transferase family protein yields the protein MDSHGYILDGVRVVDLSTFVTGGFCSLMLANQGADVIKVERPEVGDDIRHSGPPFVDGESPYYWTINYDKRSVELDLKSDAGKAALFDLVSEADVFIQNFRPGTAERLGVDYDAVTEVTEDIVYCDISAFGATGPWRERPGYDLLVQGLSGIMSVTGEEGGRPVKVGLPQTDLITGMWAAFGIVSALYRRQRTGKGEYMDLGMLDATLPWLSKQAGKVFAGEETGRMGTKDPVLAPYQTFRTKDSHLNVACLNQKLWTAFCEAIGRPDLPEDERFETNADRVDAMAELEAEIEETLGERTTDEWMDVLVEAGVPAGPVQEVKDALDNEQTEAREMVWTMEEDDREIPVVEHPLKFRHSESGFRQPPPKLGEHTREVFAELGYEDEDIDVITGETDED